A genomic window from Planctomycetia bacterium includes:
- a CDS encoding fasciclin domain-containing protein — protein MHDIVDTAVAAGPFKTLVAAVQAAGLVETLKGAGPFTVFAPTDDAFGKLPEDVVAGLLKPENQAKLQSVLTYHVVSGKVMASDVVKLKSAKSLQGQELTIDTNDGVKIDGANVVQTDIACSNGVIHIIDCVVLPK, from the coding sequence ATGCATGACATTGTGGACACGGCTGTAGCGGCCGGGCCGTTCAAAACACTCGTGGCTGCTGTTCAGGCTGCCGGGCTGGTGGAAACGCTGAAAGGGGCTGGCCCCTTCACGGTGTTTGCCCCCACGGATGACGCCTTTGGCAAGCTTCCCGAGGACGTCGTGGCAGGTCTGCTCAAGCCAGAGAATCAGGCCAAGCTGCAAAGTGTGTTGACGTATCACGTCGTCTCCGGAAAGGTCATGGCCTCCGACGTGGTCAAGCTGAAGTCTGCCAAATCGTTGCAGGGACAAGAGTTGACGATTGACACCAACGACGGTGTGAAAATCGACGGAGCAAATGTCGTTCAGACTGATATTGCGTGCAGCAATGGCGTGATTCACATCATCGATTGCGTCGTGCTGCCCAAGTAG